In the genome of Armatimonadota bacterium, the window AGGTGGAATCATCTTCAACGCAAGTGCGACTCCCAAAGGCGTTACAAAGAGGTCGTCGAGGTAACCCAAAAGAGGAATGAAATCTGGAATCAGGTCTATCGGGCTAAAAGTGTGGGCCACTACTAGGCCTACAAAAGCCTTGACGTACCAAGGAACTCGTGGGTCCCGGGTAGCCACATACAGAGCATAGGCTTCTCGTTTAAGGGTGCGGGCACGATCTCTCAGCTTGGTAGTCAAAGCATCTCCCTCTGGAACAATTGTAGACAGCGTCTTGGACATGGCGGGTTTGCTGCTTTCCTCCCGTGGTTTGGCAAGGGCGTCTGGGAGGAGCGGGCCCTCGGAGAAGGCAAATCCCGGGATCGAGAGCCCATAGAGGAGAAGACCCCATGTATCAGACTGTCGTCTTCCTGCACCTCCTGGCCGCCGTCGTGTGGATCGGGGGCATGGTCTTCCTCGCCCTCGTGGCCATCCCGCCGCTGCGCCGCCTCCCCGACGCCCAGCGCGCCGCCCTCGTCACCGCCATGGGGATGCGGTTCCGGGTCGTCGGGTGGGTCGCCATCGCGGTGCTCATCGCCACCGGCATCCTCACCCTGGCCTACCGGGGGGTGAGCTGGGAGGCGGTGACCACCGGCCGCCTGTGGGAGACGCCCTTCGGCCGGATCCTGGCCTGGAAGCTGGCGTTCGTCGGGGCGATGATCGTCCTCAGCGTGCTGCACGATTTCATCATCGGCCCGGCCAGCGCGCGGCTGGCGCAGACTCGCCAGGACGGCGCGCCGTCGCCACCGGACCGTCAGGCCCTGGCCCTGCGCCGCACGGCCGCCTGGATCGGCCGGCTCAACCTGCTCCTGGCCGTGGCCGTGCTGCTCCTGGCGGTGGCGCTGGTGCGCGGGCTGCCCCGTTGACCAGCCCACCCAGTGTCCGCCGGAGGCGAGCGGCTGAGACCTCACCGGAGAGGTCGCGAGGAAGCTTTGGGCCCGCAGGGCATCCCTGACCGCGGTCCGGAGCTCAGCAACCGTCTCGGCCTGATTCACTCTCGGCAGCTCTCCCTGAGATTTCGGTCCCGGCCCAACGTGACCGGGTGTTTGCTCCCCGCCGGCCCGGCCGCTATGATGTCTCCCCGGTGC includes:
- a CDS encoding YkvA family protein; translated protein: MSKTLSTIVPEGDALTTKLRDRARTLKREAYALYVATRDPRVPWYVKAFVGLVVAHTFSPIDLIPDFIPLLGYLDDLFVTPLGVALALKMIPPEVMVEARQKAEGLLQQGKPISRAGALMVMGIWVLVIVAVVWSVVQAVRN
- a CDS encoding CopD family protein, coding for MYQTVVFLHLLAAVVWIGGMVFLALVAIPPLRRLPDAQRAALVTAMGMRFRVVGWVAIAVLIATGILTLAYRGVSWEAVTTGRLWETPFGRILAWKLAFVGAMIVLSVLHDFIIGPASARLAQTRQDGAPSPPDRQALALRRTAAWIGRLNLLLAVAVLLLAVALVRGLPR